One genomic region from Granulimonas faecalis encodes:
- a CDS encoding glycoside hydrolase family 5 protein: MTVRIPLRAVAVALGMCLCLGLAACPAPSEPPVSQDPAEDAPAAAPAEDGDAHTQEDRETRDAAPSVTGELRVEGSRLVGEDGRPVQLRGVSTHGLAWYPDYVNETLFKELRSDWGASVVRLAMYTEESGGYCTDGDQGRLEDLVAAGVEAAAEADLYAIVDWHVLSEGDPNAHLDEAKDFFGRMAERLGDRPNVIYEICNEPNGDTSWDDVRRYANEVIPVIREHAPGAVVIVGTPTWSQEVDKAAAEPLAFDNVMYALHFYAAAHQQDLRDRLQTVVEAGLPVFVSEFGVCDASGSGAVDLASADAWVDLMDSLDVSFVCWNLSNKDESSALFKAGCAKTSGFEREDLSAEGQWLWEVLHGERE; this comes from the coding sequence ATGACCGTCAGGATCCCGTTGCGCGCAGTTGCCGTGGCCCTTGGGATGTGCCTCTGCCTGGGGCTGGCGGCCTGCCCCGCCCCGTCGGAGCCGCCCGTCAGCCAGGACCCCGCCGAGGATGCCCCTGCCGCCGCGCCCGCGGAAGACGGGGACGCCCACACACAGGAAGACAGGGAGACCCGGGACGCGGCGCCCTCCGTCACCGGGGAGCTCCGCGTGGAGGGGAGCCGCCTTGTGGGCGAGGACGGCCGGCCGGTGCAGCTGCGGGGCGTGAGCACCCACGGCCTGGCCTGGTACCCCGACTATGTGAACGAGACCCTTTTCAAGGAGCTCCGGAGCGACTGGGGCGCCAGCGTGGTGCGCCTGGCGATGTACACCGAGGAGAGCGGCGGCTACTGCACCGACGGCGACCAGGGGCGGCTGGAGGACCTCGTGGCGGCGGGCGTGGAGGCGGCCGCCGAGGCGGACCTCTACGCCATCGTGGACTGGCACGTGCTCTCCGAGGGCGACCCCAACGCCCACCTGGACGAGGCCAAGGACTTCTTTGGGAGGATGGCCGAGCGGCTGGGGGACCGCCCCAACGTGATCTACGAGATCTGCAACGAGCCCAACGGCGACACCTCGTGGGACGACGTGAGGCGCTACGCCAACGAGGTGATCCCGGTCATACGCGAGCACGCGCCCGGCGCGGTGGTGATCGTGGGCACGCCCACGTGGTCCCAGGAGGTGGACAAGGCCGCCGCCGAGCCCCTGGCCTTTGACAACGTGATGTACGCGCTGCACTTCTACGCCGCCGCCCACCAGCAGGACCTGCGCGACCGGCTGCAGACGGTCGTGGAGGCGGGGCTGCCGGTGTTTGTGAGCGAGTTCGGCGTGTGCGACGCCAGCGGGTCGGGGGCGGTGGACCTGGCGTCGGCCGACGCGTGGGTGGACCTCATGGACTCCCTCGACGTGAGCTTCGTGTGCTGGAACCTGTCGAACAAGGACGAGTCGTCGGCGCTGTTCAAGGCGGGATGCGCCAAGACCAGCGGCTTTGAGAGGGAGGACCTCTCCGCAGAGGGCCAGTGGCTCTGGGAGGTGCTCCACGGGGAGCGGGAGTGA